The following DNA comes from Enterocloster bolteae.
ATACTACCTTACCGAGAGCGGCGCAGCAGCAAAAGGCTGGGTAGAGCTGGATGGCAAGTGGTATTATTTCGACAGAAATAATGGAGATATGAAGAGAGGCACTACCATTGACGGCTATACTGTCAATGAAGACGGTGTTTATGTTAAATAGTTTCACGAATTGGATGTATTCCTGATATAACCAGGATATGTTTTAGTTTATGGGCTCTTTGTCAATAGTTGGGGTGGGATTTGTTAAAATCCCGCCCCAATTCTATGAAAAGGGCCCTTTTTATGTTTAGTTCCAGGTTTTACTGATTTTGGGCATGCCAAATAAGCCTCCGCATTACCGACCTTTTTATCCTATGATGTACAGTGAAGTATCCGGGTTCGGAACCGTTTGAAATTCCGGATTCCGTAGCTGCTCCGTTTTAATACCTTTATCTTGTTGTTAAATCCTTCTGTGGGACCATTTGTCAATCCGTATTTAAAGGCATTCAGGATTTCTTTTCGCCAGGCCCTGTAGGTCTTAGCACAGTCCTCAAATTCCTTGATCCCACAGCTCTGTGCATTCGCAATCCAGTCATCAAATTCCCTCTGCTGCTGACGATACGCTTCCATCTGGCAGATATCATAAAACCACTCTTTCATGCGGTGTGCCAGACGCAGATCCTCGCTATAGTGAAGCATTAAATCACAGGCCTGTTTGTTCTCATCCTTCAGCTTTTTATAGCGGGTCAGAATGAGTTTCCGGCTGCGTTTATAATACTTACGCAGAGAAACCGGCATGGACCGCTGCAGCCGTTTGCGTACATTTTCAATCGCCCATGTCACCTGCCGGATGAAATGATATTTATCCACGATGATTGTAGCGTTTGGAAAGAAGGTCTGTGCAAGTTCGGTGTAGGGGCGCCACATATCGCAGACGAAGAACTTTACCTTCAGGCGTTCTTTCCTGGGAATGTTCCGCCAATAATCAGCCAGATGGCTCTGTGTCCGATCCGGGAGAATGTCGAGGATCCGGCGCTTTTTCGGATCAACCAGAATGCACTGATATTTACCGGTAGAAGCATTGCCTTTGAATTCGTCAATGGAAAGCGCTTGTGGAAGCTGGTCAGGCGGAGGATAGCAAATCGTGTCCAGAAGGCGGCAGACCGTCTGGACGGAAACACCGGTAAGCTCTGCGATCTGTTTTAAGGAAAAGGTCTGCCGGAGCAGGGAGACAATGTAAAATGCCAGTCTGCGGGTCCTGCGGTGGTAGCTGGGGAGGAACGAATAGGATTCCGTGAACCGTTTGCGGCAGTATGGGCAGAGGTAGCGGCGTTTGCGAAGGAGCAGGATTACTTGTTTTCCCAGTAAGGGAATGTCCTGGACTTCTTGTAAACGGTAATCATGAATCCGTTTAGTTTTAGCCCCACAGCAGGGACAAGTCTGTTCTACCGGTTGGGACTGGATGAAAATTTTAATGAAAGAGTCTGCCTGAACCACTTTTTTAATAAAAACACCTTCCAAGTTAAGGAAGGCCTTGGTATAATTAGGGTACATCTATAAGGGGTCACCTCCGTAACATTAAACTTTGGTCGGGATAATGTGTTTAGGAGGCTTCTTATAGATGTATTTTATTACAACGAAAAGAATGTTGGAAGTGTGCTTTTCAGCACACCCCAACATTCAGTATAGAACCAGTTTATGTACCAATAGGATTTAGGGGAAAAGGACGAAGAGCTATGTGTTGATTAGGCGGCACATAGCTCTTTTAATATATATTTCAGAAACTTCCCCGCAAAAAAACCGCCCCGCCTCAACATGTCTCACACGTCTTAGCGCAACGGTCTTTCCATCCAAGTCATCCTCAGCTTTATCAACTGAATTCCGATGAATTCCGATTAAACGATTCTATCAGCCCTGGTCTAAAATTACTTCAATGTAACCTTAGCGCCCTCAGCCTCTAATTTAGCCTTAACATCCTCAGCCTCTTCCTTGGAAGCGCCCTGCTTAACTACCTTAGGAGCTCCGTCAACTACGTCCTTAGCTTCCTTCAGGCCTAAGCCGGTAACTTCACGTACAACCTTGATAACCTTAACCTTGTTAGGACCAACCTCGGTCAGCTCTACGTCAAATTCGGTCTTCTCTTCAGCTGCTGCTGCGCCAGCGCCTGCTGCTGCAACTACAACACCTGCTGCTGCGGATACGCCAAACTCTTCCTCACATGCTTTTACTAATTCGTTCAGTTCTAATACGGATAATTCCTTGATAGCTTCGATAAACTCAGCGGTTGTTAACTTTGCCATTTTATGTTCCTCCTGTTTAATATTTAATAATTGTGTTTTTCAATATTGTCCGGCCCCTGTATGCTGCCGGGCAGATAAGCCTTTTTCTGTCAACAAAATTATGCCTCTGCGGCTCCACCCTGCTGCTCTGCGATCTGATTGAGTACGCGTGCCAGGTTGGTGATTGGTGACTGGATGCTTCCAAGCAGCTTGCCAAGAAGTTCCTCTCTGGAAGGAATGGTTGCGATAACCTGGGTTCCTGCCTGGTCATAGTAGGTTCCTTCAACTACAGATGCCTTCAGTTCCAGCTTTGGAGCTGTCTTAGCGAAATTAGCTAAGATACGTGCCGGAGCAGTAGCGTCTTCTTTGGAAACTGCTAATGCGGTAGGTCCTTCCAGCTGTGGTGCAAGTGCTGCAAAATCTGTTCCTTCTGCTGCACGCTTAATCAAAGTATTCTTGTATACCTTGTAAGCAACCCCAGCTTCCCTTAACTGCTTACGCAGCTGAGTGTCCTGCTCTACTGTCAGACCGCGGTAGTCAACAATGACTGCACCGGCAGCGCCTTCCAGCATAGCCTTGATCTCATCTACGACTGGCTGTTTTAATTCAACTTTTGCCATGAATGGTTTACCTCCTTATATATTTTCGCATTGAAAACCGTCATAGCACGGGAACGATTCATAATCCGGGACTGCACACTACTGTACCGGGCAGGCGACGCATGTTGGGCGCACCGGACATACCGGACGTGCCGGGTATGCGGATATGCCAACAGCGGCAGATATACCGGGTACAACAGCTGCAAAGACCGGACAAAAAACCTCTCCGCCGTAAAGACAGAGAGGTTCGCAAAATCTCATCATAAATAATCAGAGTTTTGTATGTTCCTCGGCAGGCGTTTTCGCCTTACACCTTACGGTACCTGCTGTCTCAGGGCATTCAATACTGTGGTATCATATCATATTGTATGAATGATGTCAAGCCCCACTCAGAATTAAAACCTCAAGAATAAAACATTCGATTTAAAACTTCAAATCAAGGCTCTAAACCTTCTGGTGAATGGGGATTTGTGCTTATAGCACTATATTATAGCAATCAATTAGTTTACAAGCTTTGCAACGTTCAGCTTAACGCCAGGACCCATGGTAGAGGTCAGGGCAACGCTCTTAAGGTATGCGCCCTTAACGGTGCTTGGCTTAGCCTTCATGATCGCATCAATAAGCGTCTGGAAGTTGTCCGCTAACTGCTCCTCTGTAAAAGAAGCTTTTCCTACTGGCACGTGAATAATGTTTGTCTTGTCGAGTCTGTATTCAATCTTACCAGCTTTGATGTCGTTGATAGCCTTGGTAACATCCATGGTTACGGTTCCGGCCTTTGGGTTTGGCATTAAGCCCTTGGGTCCCAGTACACGGCCCAGACGGCCTACAACGCCCATCATATCAGGGGTAGCTACCACAACGTCGAAATCCAGCCAGCCGTCGTTCTGAATCCTCGGGATCAGTTCCTCTGCTCCTACGTAATCAGCACCTGCTGCCTGAGCCTCATCGGCCTTTGGTCCCTTTGCAAATACTAAGATACGTACAGTCTTGCCTGTTCCGTGAGGAAGAACAACAGCGCCACGAATCTGCTGGTCAGCATGACGTCCGTCACATCCTGTTCTGATATGAAGCTCTACAGTCTCATCAAATTTTGCGGATGCATTCTTCTTCACTAATGTGATAGCATCAGCAATGTCATAAAGTGCAGCACGGTCTACGTTTTTCATAGCCTCTGCATATCTTTTTCCTGATTTCATTCTAAATAACCTCCTAGTGGTATTGACGGGGAATCTCCCTCCCACGTTCATATAACGGGTAAATGCCTTAGCAACCCGGAAACCTTGCTCGGGTGTCTCCGGATTCATGCACCAATTGTATTATTCCTTGGTATAATTCCCAGATATGATTCTTTGGAATTATTCCTCGATGGTAACGCCCATGCTTCTTGCAGTGCCGGCAACCATGCTCATGGCAGCCTCTAAGCTGGCAGCATTTAAGTCTGGCATCTTAGTCTCTGCAATCTTCTGAAGATCAGCCTTCTTAAGAACAGCTACCTTTGTCTTGTTAGGAACACCGGAACCGCTCTTGATGTTGCAGGCCTTCTTAATCAGAACAGCTGCAGGCGGGGTTTTGGTGATGAAGCTGAAGCTTCTGTCCGCATATACGGTAATGACAACAGGGATGATCATGTCGCCCTGATCTGCTGTCCTTGCGTTGAATTCCTTGGTAAACTGAACGATGTTGACACCGTGCTGACCAAGTGCTGGTCCAACTGGTGGTGCTGGTGTTGCTTTGCCAGCTGGAATCTGTAATTTAATATATCCTGTTACTTTCTTTGCCATCTTAGGCACCTCCTAAAATTATGTGGTATTGTCGGGAATGTCCCTCCCACCAGCCCCTGCCCTGCAGAAGCTGATTCCTTGTGTTACAAACGGACGCCTACATCTTCTTGACTTCGGCAAATCCAAGTTCAACCGGTGTTTCACGGCCGAACATCTCAACGTGCATGGTAATGGTCTTTTTACTGTCGTTGATGGCCTTGATGGCCCCCACAGTATCCTTCCATGCACCGGAGATAACAACTACCATATCTCCTACTTCAAAGTCGACTAAGACATCTTCTTCTCTATGGAATCCCAGGCTGGCCATCTCTTCTTCTGTCAGAGGAACCGGTTTGGAGCCCGGACCTACAAAGCCCGTGACACCGCGGGTATTCCGCACTACATACCATGTATCATCGTTCATGACCATGTTGATGAGTACATACCCCGGGAACATCTTCTTGTCCGCCTTTTTCTCCACACCGTTTTTAAGTTCAACCACAGGGAGCATAGGAACGGACACCTCTAAGATCTGGTCCTGAAGGTTCCTGTTTTCAATTGTTTTCTCAATGTCGACCTTGACTTTGTTCTCATATCCTGAGTAGGTATGGACTACATACCAATGTGCTTCTGACATACAATCACCCTCGCCTTTGTTTCAATCCGTTTTCGTTTGCTTTTTGTCTGCTTAAATTAAAGAATAAAGCTCAAACCAAACTTCATAACGAAGTCCAGGACAGCAATCATCACGCCAATCGCAATCGACATGAAAAGCACTGCCACAGTCTGTTTTGCCACGGTTTCCTTGTCAGCAAAGACGATTTTCTTGTACTCTTTCTTCAGCCCGTGAAAAAAGCTAGGCTTTTTGTCCTTCTTAGCTGCCTTCTTCTCAACCTTGTCAGCCTTGGCCGTTTTCTCTGTGGTTTCTACAGCGTTAACTGTATTCTCTTCCATAATTTCACGTCCTTTACTGAGCAGGATTACTTTGTTTCCTTATGCATGGTATGCTTCTTGCAGAATCTGCAGTACTTCTTTGTTTCCATACGGTCCGGATGAGTTTTCTTGTCCTTAGTCATGTTGTAATTGCGTTGTTTGCATTCTGTACATGCCAGTGTAATCTTTGTGCGCACGACTTCCACCTCCACTTATATTATCGTAGTTAACATTTGCCGCTCAGGTACTTAATTTTGAGCATAAAAAAAAGACCTAAGCTCTTCCATTCGCCCGTTTACTATACCATAGAAATGTCCGTACGTCAAGGGATTTTTGTGGATTTATGGGGTGTAGACCGGGGTATGTTGGTTCCGTCTGCTGGTTTGAAATCCTGCCGTACACCCCATATATCATAAAATCATCATTGTCCATGGCCAATGAATACGGTTACAAAATATACATGCTCTGCCCCGGCCTTTCTGAGAGCCCGTGTACACGCTTCAATGGTACTGCCCGTGGTATAGATATCGTCCACCAATATAATATTTTTCATACCGGAGGGCAGGACAGATGCCGTGAAAGCCTGCTCCAGGTTCTTTAACCGGCCGCCGGAGTCCAGGGATTTCTGGGGAGCTGTCTTTCGTGTTCGTTTCAGAATAGAAGTATTTACCGGAATTCCCAGGGGACCGGAAAGGCGCCGGGCTAATTCCTCTGCCTGGTTAAATCCTCTTTCCCGGCGCCGGGACGGATGGACCGGCACAGGGATAAGGGCATCTCCGTCCATGAAGCGGATGCGTTTTCCCATTTTCCTGACCATGGCCTCGCTGTAGAAATCCAGATATTCCCTTCTATTATTATACTTAATCCGGGCCATGGAACGGCTGGCTGTGTCATCGTAATTGATAAGGCTCAGTCCATAATCAAAGCTGCGCTTATGTCTGGTACAGTCATAGCAGTATTCAATAGTCTCATCCAGAACTTCCTTTCCGCACTTCTTGCAGACAGGGCGGCGTACCCATGACAGCTTTGTCATGCAGCCCGGACATATGAGGTCTCCTTTGGGCAGGACAATACCGCCGCATACAGGACAGCGGCGCGGAAACAGAATATCTGTCATAAAATCAATGCCTTGTGGAATTATCTTCATCAGCTTTTTCTCCTGTACCTTCTCAGCCAATGGAATCCGGCTGCGCATATATCTCCCCGATTCTGCTTTTAAGCCCGGAATACCGTTTCTGCTCCACACAGTTTGACGCCATGGTGTAAAATGCGTCCGGCTGTCCCACCAGACACACGCATGAGCGGGCGCGGGTCACGGCCGTGTATATGAGATTGCGGGTCATAAGCATGCGGGGACCATTGTACATGGGGATGATGACTGCCGGGTATTCGCTTCCCTGGGACTTGTGGATGGTGATGGCATAGGCCAATTCCAGCTCCTCCAGCTGCTTGAAGCTGTACTCTATCATCTTGCCCTCATCGAATTCAACGGTGAGCAGTTCCGCAAAATCATTGATCTCCCGGATGATTCCAACGTCGCCGTTAAAGATTCCTGCTCCCTTGTCCACAGGTATGCCGTACTTGTTGCGGACCTCCCACTCCATCTGGTAGTTGTTCTTTATCTGCATGACTTTATCACCTACCCGGTAAATGGTTCCGCCTGACTCTTTTTCCTTCTTGGACTTATCCGGCGGATTCAGGTAGTTCTGCATGATCTGGTTCAAACGCTCCACGCCCAGGGCGCCTTTTCGCATGGGCGTCATGACCTGGATATCAAAGGCATTGGCGTGTACATAGTCTGGCAGCTTCTTCTGGATCAGGGTGATGGCCGCGCTTATGACCGCATCCGGATTGTCCCTTCGGATAAAGAGGAAATCCTGGCTGCGTTTTGCCAGGTCAACCGGCTCTCCGGCATTGATTTTGTGGGCATTGACTACTATATCGCTTTGGGCGGCCTGGCGGAAGATGTGGGTCAGCTTTACCACATTAAAGCTGCCGGACTCGATAATATCCCGCAGTACATTCCCCGGACCCACGCTGGGGAGCTGGTCCACATCCCCCACCAGGATAAGCCGGGTGCCCACGTTTACTGCCCGCAGCAGGGAATGCATAAGGCTGATGTCCACCATGGACATTTCATCTATAATGATGACATCGGCATCCAGAGGATTTTCTTCATTTCTGTCAAAATGCATTCCCATGCTCTGGGCTCCCTTTCCAGACCTTGGCGCGCCGGGGATCACAGGGGCGTCATTGCCGGGCATTCCCACCGGGACCAGTTCCAGCATGCGGTGGATGGTCCTGGCCTCATATCCTGTTGCCTCCGTCATCCGCTTGGCCGCCCGGCCCGTGGGCGCTGCCAGAAGTATTTCCATCCCCTCCATCTCAAAGTACCGGATGATTGTATTGATGGTGGTTGTCTTACCGGTACCGGGGCCTCCGGTGATAACTAACAGTCCGCTGTTTACGGCTTCGTATACTGCCTTTTCCTGCAGTTCATCCAGGTGTATGGACTCCTGCTGCTGTATCTTTAGGAGATTGGCCTTGATTTCGACCTGTGGAATGTCTCCCTTAATGTTCAGGTCATGCAGCATACGGGCTGCATTGAGCTCCAGATAATAGTAATGGGAGGAGTAGACCAGTGGGCCCTGGGCAGACGGCTTTACCACCACCTTGCGGTCTATCTGCATATCCATCAGATGCTTCTCCATGGCAGACGGCTCTACCTTTAAAAGCTCAGATGCCTGGGCAAACAGTTCGGTCTGGGGAAGATAGGTATGGCCGTTGGCAGTAGCCTGGAGAAGGGTGTACAGAATACCGGCCTTAATGCGGTAATCGGAATCCGTAAAGATTCCCACCCGCTCCGCTATCTCGTCAGCCATCTTAAAGCCCACCCCCGGAATATCATCTGCCAGACGGTAGGGATTTTCCCGGATAATCCCGTATAACGTGGGACCGTACTCCTGGTATATCTTGGCCGCCAGGTTCATGGTAATGCCGTAATTCTGAAGGAACATCATGGCCTGGCGCATATCCTTTTTGTCCTCCACCTGCTCAGCTATGGCCATGGCCATTTTCTCACTGACACCCTTTACCTCGGACAGGCGCTCCGGCTCCTCCTCCATGATCCGGAAGGTGTCTGCCTTGAAATGGCGCACGATTCGGGCAGCCAAAGCGGCCCCGATGCCTTTGATGGCACCGGAGCCAAGATAGCGTTCCATGGACAGTTCATCCTGGGGTGTTTTCATCTCATAGCTTTCTATCTGAAGCTGCTCTCCATACACCGGGTGCTGGGTCATATGGCCGCTGGCTTCTATCATGTCGCCTTCTGCCGCATAAGCCAGATTGCCTACCATGATGACTTCTTCCCCGTCGCTCTGATCCGTGACGCTCATTACTGTATAGCCGTTTTCTTCGTTGCGGAACTTAATCCGCTCTATAAATCCTGTTATTGTCGCCATCGTTTCATCAAAAGGTTAAAAGAACCCGGTGCCAGGGCATGTCCGGAATACTCCAGTCCATCACGCTGTGCCGGGTTCTGATTTTTAGTAATCTTCTCTTCCGCCGCCTACTCCCATGGATGCCTCCATAGCCATGTTCATGCCATGGGCAAACTCTATAAACTTGCCGGTACCGATGGCCACTGCAGTCAGTGGGTCCTCTGCAATCATGGTCGTAATGCCCGTCTTTTCCTCAATCAGGGCATCCAGGCCGCTGAGCAGGGAACCTCCTCCTGTCATCACGATGCCTCTGTCAAAAATATCGGCTGCCAGCTCCGGCGGGGTGCGCTCCAATACATTGTGGACAGCATCCACAATCTGCAGAGCAGGCTCCCTGAGTGCCTCCAGCGTCTCGTCTGAGGTAACCACGATGGTCTTTGGAAGACCAGTCACCAGGTTGCGTCCTCTGACTTCCATGGTCAGGACTTCCGGCCTGCGGTATGCTGCTCCGATGTTAATCTTTATCTCCTCAGCCGTGCGCTCGCCAATCAGAAGGTTGTGCTTCTTCCTCATATAGCGCACCAGTGCCTCGTCAAAGTCATCGCCTGCAATCTTGATGGATGTGCTGACAACCGGGCCCCCCAGGGAAATGACCGCAATGTCGGCTGTACCGCCTCCGATATCCACAATCATATTACCGCAGGCCTTTCCGATATCAATACCGGCGCCAATGGCCGCAGCAACCGGCTCTTCGATAATAGCCACTTCCCTGGCGCCTGCCTGGTAGGTGGCGTCCTCCACTGCCTTTTTCTCAACCTCAGTGGCTCCGCTGGGGATACATACGCTGATTCTGGGCTTGCGCAGTGTTTTCTTGCCCACTGCCTTGCTGATGAAATATTTAAGCATCTTCTCTGTAATGGTATAATCTGAAATAACGCCCTGGCGCAGAGGACGGACAGCAACAATGTTGCCCGGGGTACGTCCAATCATAAGACGGGCTTCCTCACCGATGGCCATGATTTTGTTGGTATCGCGGTCAATGGCCACAACGGACGGTTCTTTTAACACAACGCCTTTACCCTTGATATATACAAGGATACTGGCAGTTCCTAAGTCAATTCCAATATCATTGGACATCATCGAAAACATATAGATAGTTCCTCCTC
Coding sequences within:
- a CDS encoding ISL3 family transposase; its protein translation is MYPNYTKAFLNLEGVFIKKVVQADSFIKIFIQSQPVEQTCPCCGAKTKRIHDYRLQEVQDIPLLGKQVILLLRKRRYLCPYCRKRFTESYSFLPSYHRRTRRLAFYIVSLLRQTFSLKQIAELTGVSVQTVCRLLDTICYPPPDQLPQALSIDEFKGNASTGKYQCILVDPKKRRILDILPDRTQSHLADYWRNIPRKERLKVKFFVCDMWRPYTELAQTFFPNATIIVDKYHFIRQVTWAIENVRKRLQRSMPVSLRKYYKRSRKLILTRYKKLKDENKQACDLMLHYSEDLRLAHRMKEWFYDICQMEAYRQQQREFDDWIANAQSCGIKEFEDCAKTYRAWRKEILNAFKYGLTNGPTEGFNNKIKVLKRSSYGIRNFKRFRTRILHCTS
- the rplL gene encoding 50S ribosomal protein L7/L12 — encoded protein: MAKLTTAEFIEAIKELSVLELNELVKACEEEFGVSAAAGVVVAAAGAGAAAAEEKTEFDVELTEVGPNKVKVIKVVREVTGLGLKEAKDVVDGAPKVVKQGASKEEAEDVKAKLEAEGAKVTLK
- the rplJ gene encoding 50S ribosomal protein L10; translation: MAKVELKQPVVDEIKAMLEGAAGAVIVDYRGLTVEQDTQLRKQLREAGVAYKVYKNTLIKRAAEGTDFAALAPQLEGPTALAVSKEDATAPARILANFAKTAPKLELKASVVEGTYYDQAGTQVIATIPSREELLGKLLGSIQSPITNLARVLNQIAEQQGGAAEA
- the rplA gene encoding 50S ribosomal protein L1; the encoded protein is MKSGKRYAEAMKNVDRAALYDIADAITLVKKNASAKFDETVELHIRTGCDGRHADQQIRGAVVLPHGTGKTVRILVFAKGPKADEAQAAGADYVGAEELIPRIQNDGWLDFDVVVATPDMMGVVGRLGRVLGPKGLMPNPKAGTVTMDVTKAINDIKAGKIEYRLDKTNIIHVPVGKASFTEEQLADNFQTLIDAIMKAKPSTVKGAYLKSVALTSTMGPGVKLNVAKLVN
- the rplK gene encoding 50S ribosomal protein L11: MAKKVTGYIKLQIPAGKATPAPPVGPALGQHGVNIVQFTKEFNARTADQGDMIIPVVITVYADRSFSFITKTPPAAVLIKKACNIKSGSGVPNKTKVAVLKKADLQKIAETKMPDLNAASLEAAMSMVAGTARSMGVTIEE
- the nusG gene encoding transcription termination/antitermination protein NusG, which translates into the protein MSEAHWYVVHTYSGYENKVKVDIEKTIENRNLQDQILEVSVPMLPVVELKNGVEKKADKKMFPGYVLINMVMNDDTWYVVRNTRGVTGFVGPGSKPVPLTEEEMASLGFHREEDVLVDFEVGDMVVVISGAWKDTVGAIKAINDSKKTITMHVEMFGRETPVELGFAEVKKM
- the secE gene encoding preprotein translocase subunit SecE codes for the protein MEENTVNAVETTEKTAKADKVEKKAAKKDKKPSFFHGLKKEYKKIVFADKETVAKQTVAVLFMSIAIGVMIAVLDFVMKFGLSFIL
- the rpmG gene encoding 50S ribosomal protein L33 encodes the protein MRTKITLACTECKQRNYNMTKDKKTHPDRMETKKYCRFCKKHTMHKETK
- a CDS encoding ComF family protein; translated protein: MRSRIPLAEKVQEKKLMKIIPQGIDFMTDILFPRRCPVCGGIVLPKGDLICPGCMTKLSWVRRPVCKKCGKEVLDETIEYCYDCTRHKRSFDYGLSLINYDDTASRSMARIKYNNRREYLDFYSEAMVRKMGKRIRFMDGDALIPVPVHPSRRRERGFNQAEELARRLSGPLGIPVNTSILKRTRKTAPQKSLDSGGRLKNLEQAFTASVLPSGMKNIILVDDIYTTGSTIEACTRALRKAGAEHVYFVTVFIGHGQ
- a CDS encoding AAA family ATPase, producing MATITGFIERIKFRNEENGYTVMSVTDQSDGEEVIMVGNLAYAAEGDMIEASGHMTQHPVYGEQLQIESYEMKTPQDELSMERYLGSGAIKGIGAALAARIVRHFKADTFRIMEEEPERLSEVKGVSEKMAMAIAEQVEDKKDMRQAMMFLQNYGITMNLAAKIYQEYGPTLYGIIRENPYRLADDIPGVGFKMADEIAERVGIFTDSDYRIKAGILYTLLQATANGHTYLPQTELFAQASELLKVEPSAMEKHLMDMQIDRKVVVKPSAQGPLVYSSHYYYLELNAARMLHDLNIKGDIPQVEIKANLLKIQQQESIHLDELQEKAVYEAVNSGLLVITGGPGTGKTTTINTIIRYFEMEGMEILLAAPTGRAAKRMTEATGYEARTIHRMLELVPVGMPGNDAPVIPGAPRSGKGAQSMGMHFDRNEENPLDADVIIIDEMSMVDISLMHSLLRAVNVGTRLILVGDVDQLPSVGPGNVLRDIIESGSFNVVKLTHIFRQAAQSDIVVNAHKINAGEPVDLAKRSQDFLFIRRDNPDAVISAAITLIQKKLPDYVHANAFDIQVMTPMRKGALGVERLNQIMQNYLNPPDKSKKEKESGGTIYRVGDKVMQIKNNYQMEWEVRNKYGIPVDKGAGIFNGDVGIIREINDFAELLTVEFDEGKMIEYSFKQLEELELAYAITIHKSQGSEYPAVIIPMYNGPRMLMTRNLIYTAVTRARSCVCLVGQPDAFYTMASNCVEQKRYSGLKSRIGEIYAQPDSIG
- a CDS encoding rod shape-determining protein, with translation MFSMMSNDIGIDLGTASILVYIKGKGVVLKEPSVVAIDRDTNKIMAIGEEARLMIGRTPGNIVAVRPLRQGVISDYTITEKMLKYFISKAVGKKTLRKPRISVCIPSGATEVEKKAVEDATYQAGAREVAIIEEPVAAAIGAGIDIGKACGNMIVDIGGGTADIAVISLGGPVVSTSIKIAGDDFDEALVRYMRKKHNLLIGERTAEEIKINIGAAYRRPEVLTMEVRGRNLVTGLPKTIVVTSDETLEALREPALQIVDAVHNVLERTPPELAADIFDRGIVMTGGGSLLSGLDALIEEKTGITTMIAEDPLTAVAIGTGKFIEFAHGMNMAMEASMGVGGGREDY